Proteins encoded together in one Pseudomonadota bacterium window:
- a CDS encoding citrate synthase — MSDKNATINLNGADIDMPVHQGSVGPEVVDIRKFYGQTGAFTYDPGFTSTASCESGLTYIDGGEGVLLHRGYPIGQLAEHSSFMEVAYLLLNGDLPNQGDLDEFTYTITRHTMLHEQLMQFYQGFRRDAHPMAIMCGVVGALSAFYHDSTDISDPEHRRISSHRLIAKMPTIAAAAYKYSIGQPFLYPDNSLSYTGNFLRMTFGVPAEPYEVHPAIERALDRIFILHADHEQNASTSTVRLAGSSGANPFACIAAGIACLWGPAHGGANEAALNMLREIGTPDKIPHYIERAKDKNDPFRLMGFGHRVYKNYDPRATVMQETVREVFDALKVTDPVFEVALQLEEMALNDDYFKEKKLFPNVDFYSGVILSAIGFPTTMFTALFALARTVGWVAQWNEMISDPGQKIGRPRQLYTGPTQRDYIPLDKR; from the coding sequence GTGAGCGACAAAAACGCAACGATAAATCTGAACGGCGCCGACATTGATATGCCCGTCCACCAGGGCAGCGTTGGCCCCGAAGTTGTCGATATCCGCAAATTCTACGGCCAGACCGGTGCCTTTACCTATGATCCCGGCTTTACTTCGACAGCCAGCTGTGAATCGGGCCTGACCTATATCGATGGCGGTGAAGGTGTGCTGCTGCATCGCGGCTATCCCATTGGCCAGCTCGCTGAGCATAGCAGCTTCATGGAAGTCGCCTATCTGCTGCTCAATGGCGATCTGCCGAACCAGGGCGATCTGGACGAATTCACCTATACCATCACCCGCCACACCATGCTGCATGAACAACTGATGCAATTCTATCAGGGTTTCCGGCGTGACGCCCACCCGATGGCGATCATGTGCGGTGTCGTCGGCGCGCTCTCCGCTTTCTATCATGACTCGACCGACATTTCCGATCCCGAGCATCGCCGCATTTCGAGCCACCGGCTGATCGCCAAAATGCCGACCATCGCCGCGGCGGCCTATAAATATTCAATTGGCCAACCCTTTCTCTATCCGGACAATTCCCTTTCCTATACCGGCAACTTCCTGCGCATGACCTTTGGTGTGCCGGCAGAACCCTATGAGGTACATCCGGCAATTGAGCGCGCGCTGGACCGGATTTTCATCCTCCATGCCGATCATGAACAGAATGCCTCGACCTCGACCGTGCGTCTTGCCGGTTCGTCGGGCGCCAATCCGTTTGCCTGTATCGCTGCGGGTATTGCCTGTCTCTGGGGTCCGGCGCATGGCGGCGCCAATGAGGCGGCGCTTAATATGCTGCGTGAAATTGGCACGCCCGACAAAATCCCCCACTATATTGAGCGCGCCAAGGACAAGAATGATCCATTTCGCCTGATGGGCTTTGGCCACCGTGTGTACAAAAATTACGACCCGCGCGCGACGGTCATGCAGGAAACGGTGCGTGAAGTGTTCGATGCACTCAAGGTCACCGACCCGGTATTCGAGGTAGCTCTTCAGCTCGAGGAAATGGCACTCAACGACGACTATTTCAAAGAAAAGAAGCTGTTCCCCAATGTCGATTTCTATTCCGGCGTTATCCTGTCAGCCATCGGCTTCCCGACCACCATGTTCACCGCTTTGTTCGCGCTGGCCCGCACCGTTGGCTGGGTCGCGCAGTGGAACGAGATGATCTCCGATCCTGGTCAGAAAATCGGCCGTCCGCGCCAGCTCTACACCGGACCGACCCAGCGTGATTATATTCCACTCGATAAACGCTGA
- the gltX gene encoding glutamate--tRNA ligase has protein sequence MTSPIVTRFAPSPTGFLHIGGARTALFNWLFARHHGGKALLRIEDTDKKRSTQEAIDAILDGLDWLGLDWDDETVFQSQRAERHAEVAQQLLDSGHAYKCFATAEELEQMRAEQRAAKKPTRYDGRWRDRDPSEAPDGAPYVVRLKTPQSGRLVIQDAVQGEVGWQAAELDDYVLLRSDGSPTYMLSVVVDDHDMGVTHLIRGDDHLNNAFRQLALIRAMGWTEPVYAHIPLIHGNDGSKLSKRHGALGVEAYRDEMGILPEALFNYLLRLGWGYGDTEKISREEAIKLFSLDNVGKSPSRFDPKKLTNLNGIYIREADDARLTDIVVPMIPGAAPPLLKQAMPVLKERARSLHELADGAKFLFTQRPLALAEKAKKTVEAAPDGLIGKIHQKLVATDDWTLENLEIIVKQLADDEGLGLGKVAQPMRAALTGQSSSPGIFDVLVLLGRDESLARIADQL, from the coding sequence ATGACCAGTCCGATCGTAACCCGTTTCGCCCCTTCCCCTACCGGCTTTCTGCATATTGGTGGTGCGCGCACCGCTTTGTTCAACTGGCTGTTCGCGCGGCATCATGGCGGCAAGGCGCTGCTGCGGATCGAGGATACCGACAAGAAGCGCTCCACCCAGGAGGCGATAGACGCGATTCTCGACGGGCTCGACTGGCTCGGACTCGACTGGGACGATGAAACCGTGTTTCAGAGCCAGCGGGCCGAACGCCATGCCGAAGTCGCGCAACAGCTGCTCGACAGCGGTCACGCCTATAAATGCTTCGCCACTGCCGAAGAGCTGGAGCAGATGCGCGCCGAACAGCGCGCCGCCAAGAAGCCGACGCGCTATGATGGCCGATGGCGCGACCGTGACCCATCCGAAGCACCCGACGGAGCGCCCTATGTGGTGCGGCTGAAAACGCCACAATCGGGTCGACTGGTAATCCAGGACGCGGTGCAGGGCGAGGTTGGCTGGCAGGCGGCCGAGCTTGACGACTATGTATTATTGCGTTCGGACGGCTCACCAACCTATATGCTCAGTGTCGTTGTCGATGACCATGATATGGGTGTGACCCATCTGATCCGTGGTGATGATCATCTCAATAATGCTTTCCGCCAGCTTGCACTGATCCGCGCCATGGGCTGGACCGAACCCGTCTATGCCCATATCCCGCTGATTCATGGCAATGACGGGTCAAAGCTGTCGAAGCGCCATGGCGCGCTGGGCGTCGAGGCCTATCGCGATGAGATGGGCATATTGCCCGAGGCCTTGTTCAACTATCTGCTGCGGCTTGGCTGGGGCTATGGCGATACCGAAAAGATCAGCCGCGAAGAGGCCATCAAACTGTTTTCACTTGACAATGTCGGCAAGTCGCCGTCGCGTTTCGACCCGAAGAAGTTGACCAATCTCAACGGCATCTACATTCGCGAAGCCGATGATGCGCGACTGACCGATATCGTCGTACCGATGATCCCGGGTGCTGCCCCCCCATTGCTGAAACAGGCCATGCCGGTGCTGAAGGAACGCGCCCGCTCGCTGCATGAACTGGCAGATGGCGCGAAATTCCTCTTCACCCAAAGGCCTTTAGCGCTAGCCGAGAAGGCAAAAAAGACAGTGGAAGCCGCCCCTGATGGTCTCATAGGCAAAATCCATCAGAAATTGGTCGCAACGGACGACTGGACGCTGGAAAATCTTGAGATAATCGTTAAACAGCTAGCAGACGATGAAGGTCTTGGGCTGGGCAAGGTTGCACAGCCAATGCGCGCCGCCTTAACCGGGCAGAGCAGTTCGCCAGGCATCTTCGACGTCCTAGTTCTTTTGGGCCGCGATGAATCCCTCGCACGCATCGCGGATCAGCTGTGA